One genomic region from Cryptococcus neoformans var. grubii H99 chromosome 10, complete sequence encodes:
- a CDS encoding transglycosylase SLT domain-containing protein, with amino-acid sequence MFANSLPFITALLPLLALTTQAAAAHSNQPPHLRHKRILHHRRDIENKHPHVGRAQLPPRSNAGHADAKKLIKKSVKKRGQTCRTRGSSYSTSSNDDVAAAQTLSSSSYAEPASSSSAWSDDSSSSSDVAAATPVAATLSNEQAWAPQITSSSDDWSASTIADSWSSSATSSSAWTQPTSSNSGSSSGSSSSGLLSITDSVCGYSNPDADSPNGSEDWLNCGLDGAGWTPPMVTVDELIAAELTTDGVFSPCADYIDLFNQYADQYGLKGIMLASFAMQESTCNPSVTGGNGEAGLMQLASENCGGAPNGNCYDVNFNIQRAAELFSGLISSNGGNVLLAIGSYNGWYSGLTYASGTAAASRGQCSAQNNLDYIHQFCNGWMQNKGGYTLGTYFNLKSC; translated from the exons ATGTTCGCCAactcccttcccttcattaccgccctcctcccccttctcGCACTCACAACCCAGGCGGCCGCCGCCCACTCCAATCAGCcgcctcatcttcgccacAAGCGGATCCTTCACCACCGCCGCGACATTGAGAACAAACATCCCCATGTCGGCAGGGCTCAGctccctcccaggtcaAACGCCGGCCACGCAGATGCCAAGAAGCTCATCAAAAAGAGCGTCAAGAAGCGCGGCCAAACCTGTCGAACTCGCGGTTCCTCGTACTCCACGTCTTCAAACGATGATGTTGCTGCTGCCCAGACtttgtcctcttcttcatacGCCGAGCCTGCATCTTCTAGCTCTGCCTGGTCTGATgactcctcttcttcctctgatGTTGCTGCCGCCACTCCCGTCGCGGCCACTTTGAGCAATGAGCAAGCTTGGGCTCCCCAG ATTACCTCGTCTTCCGATGACTGGTCTGCGAGCACCATTGCCGACAGCTGGTCTTCCAGTgccacttcctcttctgcttggACTCAgcccacctcttccaacaGCGGTTCTAGCTCTGGGTCTTCCAGCTCCGGTCTTCTTAGCATCACTGACTC TGTTTGTGGCTACTCCAACCCTGATGCCGACAGCCCTAACGGTTCTGAAGACTGGCTCAACTGTGGTCTCGACGGTGCCGGCTGGACTCCTCCCATGGTCACTGTTGATGAGCTCATCGCGGCTGAACTTACTACCGACGGtgtcttctctccttgcGCCGACTACATCGATTTGTTCAATCAATACGCTGATCAGTATGGCC TCAAGGGCATTATGCTTGCCTCTTTCGCTATGCAAGAATCCACCTGTAACCCTTCCGTTACCGGCGGTAACGGTGAGGCTGGTCTCATGCAACTCGCTTCCGAAAACTGTGGTGGCGCTCCCAACGGAAA CTGTTACGATGTCAACTTTAACATTCAACGCGCTGCCGAGCTCTTCTCTGGCCTCATCAGCTCTAACGGCGGCAACGTCCTTTTGGCCATCGGTTCTTACAACGGCTGGTACTCTGGTTTAACCTATGCTTCTGGTACAGCTGCTGCTAGCCGGGGTCAGTGCAGTGCGCAGAACAATCTTGATTATATTCATCAATTCTGTAATGGATGGATGCAGAACAAGGGTGGCTACACCTTGGGTACTTATT TCAACCTCAAGAGTTGTTAA